Within the Arachis duranensis cultivar V14167 chromosome 10, aradu.V14167.gnm2.J7QH, whole genome shotgun sequence genome, the region TATAGACTTCCATAGATGATAGTTTATACCAATACATTATTTCACAATTTCTAACAATTTTCTATAATCCTCAATATTCGTAGATCTGCCCCAATGACCACTCAACAGTTTTGCAAGCGGGGCGACTTCTTCAACAATATGTTATTGACAACTATGTGAAAATAAAAACAGGCAAGTTAAGATGGGTTCGACAAAGACGAAAAGAACTTTGAGCTGAACTGTATCAAGGCTTACAAGATGCTTTGCACACAGGAGAGAATAATGCTGgtaattattcaatttaatagCCACATGATTAATCATTACGTGTTCCtgaatttaaactttaaaactAATAATACTTTTCTCTAAAATTGGTTTTAGAAAATGTTGGTAGAAGAAGGATATTACCATCATCGTTCGTGGGTAGTCATCGAGACATGACTCAACGGTACGAGGATGGAATGGCTATTGTTCTTAAAGAAGGCAAACCAGATATTTTTCTAACTATGACATGTAATCCATCATGGTCAGAAATAGCTTCGCAACTCAATCCTACTCAAACTCCACAAGATCGTCTGGATCTAACAACTATGATTTTTAGAGCCAAGTTCGAATAATTAAAGCAGGATGTTATTACCAAAGGTGTATTGGGAAAGGTGAAAAGTTATAATTATGTCACCAAGTTTGAAAAAATAGGATTGCCACACGTGCATATGTTTCTAATCTTAGAAAATAATGACAAGTTGAGTGATCCTGACCAATATGATAGTTTGGTCCAAACGGAAATATCATGTAAAGAAACAGAACCACACTTACATGAGGCAGTGCTAAGGCATATGGTCCATGGTCCTTGCAGAACACTAAATCAATCTTCACCATACATGAAGAACGGTCAATGCAAATGCAACTACCCAAAAGAATTCGTACCAGAGACACAACGAGGTGATGACTCATATTCTCAATATAGAAGGCGATTTGATACTCTAATCCCTATAGACCAAAATGTCATAATTGACAATAGATGGGAGGTTCCGTACAACCCTTGGCTACTACTGAAGTATGATTGTCATATCAATGTAGAGATATGTAGCATTATCAGGAGTATAAAATATCTATACAAATATTTCTATAAGGGACCAAACCGTGTGGCAATGGAGGTTCATAGAAGTTCTCATTATGATGAGGTGCAACAGTTTATTAATGCAAGATGGATTGCCGCTCTAGAGAAATGCTGAATAATATTTAGATTCAACCTTTACCGAATGTACCCATCAGTTGAAAGGTTGCAAGTTCATTTGCCAAATCTACATCAAGTGAGATTTTATGAGCACCAAACTATTTCTGAAATAGTTAATAATGACTATTTCTCAAGAACAATGCTCACTGAATTCTTTGCATTTAATCGGGCTGATGACCAACAATCTAGGCATCTTTTGTACAGGGAAATCCCAGAATATTACAGTTGGCACAGCAAGGAAAAAGAATGGCGTCGACGCATGTCACAAAAGAGAGCTATCAGTCAGATCTATACCGTTTCGCcaacaaaaagtgaaaaattcTATTTGCGTATTCTGTTGTCAAATGTAAGAGGCCCAACTGGTTGGGATGATTTGCTAACAGTCGATGGTGTCCAATATTCATCCTTTAAGCAATCTGCTTAGCATCAAGGACTGTTGGAGAGTGATAGTAGTATAAGATCATGTTTGGTTGAGGCATTCATTTTAAGAATGTCATGTGCTTTAAGAAGGTTGTTTGCcaccattttaattttttgtgagCCAACAGATGTAAGAAGTCTGTGGGACGAGTTTCTTTCATGTATGGCGGATGATTACGCATCAACAAGCACTACAACATGCAATGAATTGACAAATTGTTTGCTTAGGGATTTAAATGAAATCCTCCTACAGCATGGAAAACATATTGTATAATACGATTTACCAGCTCTAACCTCGGACAACGACAACGACAACTTCATTCCTAGAATTATTCAAGAAGAAATGTCCATCGAAGTTCCTCAAGAAGACCTGTGTTCTATAGAAAGATTGAATCATGACCAGTCTATAGCTTTCAGGTGCATTATGAATACAGTTGATCGAAGAGAAAGTGGAGTGTTCTTTGTTGATGGACTAGGAGGAGCAGGTAAGACATTTCTTTATAGAGCTATAATTGCAGACTTAAGAAGTAAAGGGCATATTGTCTTGGTAACTGCGTCCTCAGGAATAGCTGTAACTTTACTACCTGGTGGTCGAACAGCTCATTCTAGATTTAAGATCCCAATCAATGCAGAGCCATCCTCCACATGCAATATAAGTAAACAAGATGATCTCGCAAAACTGATTAGGTAGACGACAGCGATAATTTGGGATGAAGCGCAAATAGCTAATAAAGACACAATGGAATCATTAGACCACATATTGCGAGACATATTAGAAAACAATAATCCATTTGGAGGAAAGGTGATGGTTATGGGTGGGGATTTCCGCCAAGTACTACCTGTTGTGTCGAAAGGAAGTAAGTCGCAAATGATTTCATCTTCTATTGTTAAATCACATTTGTGGACATCCACCAAAATTCTCCACTTGCGACAAAACATGCGATCTCTTAATGATCATGATTTTGCAGAGTATCTCATGCGAATAGGAGATGGGATTGAGCCTACCATATCTGAGGACTTGTTACACATAGAAGCACACATGGTAATACCATGAGAAGGTGAGGCACCATTACACAAATTAATAGAAgaaactttttcaaatttgcaATCTCATGGGTGGGATGCATCTTACATGGTGGAGAGAGTGATATGAACACCCAAAAACCATGATGTACAACAGCTCAATGATATAATCATCAACCAATGTTTGGGAGACGAACAAATTTTAGCATCCTTTGATAAAGTAGAAGGAAATACAAATAATCTGTATCAACAAGAATATCTTAACTCAATCTCTACGGATGGATTGCCACATCATACATCAGAGGTAAAAAAAGGTGCTCTTTTGATGTTACTGAGAAACATAGATCCTAAGGCAGGCTTATGCAATGGCACAAGGTTATTGTGTCAAGAAACTTTTCAAAATATGTTAGACGTGGAAATTCTAATAGGCCATCACTTTGGACAAAGAGCTTTTCTGCCTCggataaaacacaaaacaactGAGAACTCAGAATTACCCTTTGTGCTTATTAGGAAGCAATTTTCTATAAGGTTGAGTTTCGCCTTGACAATAAATAAATCACAAGGGCAAACTATTCCTAAGGTAGGGATCTATCTCCCTAAACATGTGTTCAGCCATGGTCAATTATACGTTGCACTATCTCGAAGTATTTTTCAATTAACCACAAAAATCTTAGTCAAAGAAGGAACAGTAGCTGAAAAAAGCAGACAATTCACAGGGAATGTGgtgttcaaaaaaattttgttacctGCACCTCAGGTAATTTATGTGCTTAGGAAATACATCCATCTTTTTACAAGTATAATCCgtgtattatataattttatcattGCAATATCAACATTGGAATAGATAGTTTTGTTCACTAATTTTAACAACTAATGACTAAGATTTTTTACAGATAAATTGATATCAAGAGAACTTATCAGCATATTAAAAGAGATAAGCGAAAGGAACTTGAACATCTACTTTATCCAACAAGTATGCACTAACTACGATTCacataaatgataaaaattatatcatacatccttaaaatatatcattattggttttttaagaaattatagtttgcaatatttatatttaccttgaaaaaatttcaaaatttgatttctttaAATGTTTGctatcaattttataattttagaaataaaattataaaaattaaaattttaaaacaaataaaaggtAGAGGTATGTCTTATTTGGGATGTATCATTACTTAATTCTaaagtaatatataaaataCTACTGAAAATATATTGTAATACATATATGCAATAAATTACAGAAAATAGGATTCCAATCATTATGGAGTACATGGAAGGATGAGCAATCAATTGCATCAATGAGACCAACCCACAATAAAGTAAGGATTACAGTATTAATGACAGTGACAATTGCATTGATGatacatatttttgttttagtgtTATTGGTCAAACGTGAAATTGACTCAAGTTCATCCactcaaaataatttattctattaattgGGGAGGTACAGTTAAAGCAGACAAAACTCAATTATGGAAGATggtaaaaagagaaatattggatcaaaagaagaaaaggtaatgcaataaatttttattacataataaatatttcCGTCTATTTCGTCCTATATACCAATTATGTTAAaactttaactttttttttagcCATGAACTTAGAAGAACACAACTAACTCATTTCGACACAAAACAATATCATTGCAGGTAagtgttattaaaaaaaaatacctaacaAAAAAGATgttatatcatttaatttacattttgtCAATGATAAACAAGGATTAATGTCATTTCTTTTGTCCTTTCAGAAAGTTCAATGCAAAACAAGATATCACAATTCTACAgattttaattgaattcttCTCTATAATAAGGAATCAATTTAATTGAATAAACTTGAAGCGTTTATATGGTTATTTTTATGGTAAACAAAATCTGATAGTTCTTCAAGACGCAAGAAGTTATTGACAAGGAGATGTATGATGAATTACGAAGGATTTTTTTTCAGGTACACAATCTTTGTATTCTCctaattttttcattaattctcttatattttgatatttaaaaatgaaaaaaataagcaTATTCATTTCTTCTATCCTTCcaatatttgtaaaaaaatgaaGGCCTTTTCAGATTCAAAATCATATTTTGGCCTACCacttaaaaaagaagaagacaaacaTGAATATCCATGATATTTAGACAAAATTAATCTTTTGTAAATAACTAACATGCATTTTGGTTTATAGatatattctttttaaattaggataacatttttgttgttatttcttGAACTATACctttttctaataatatatacatatatcttTATTGTGTACTTTTATAATTTAGCATTTTAAAGgttttttttatagtaattttattctcaacaaaatatcatataaataaggctacgttaattttaaaatgatgaaaaaaatacttatcTAACAAATTTAAAGGGTGAATGATATATTAACACCAACactaaaatatgatataaataagatcacatcaatatcaaaataaaaaagtgatcTAATAAATTTGAAGAGcgaataatatattataaaaataaaattaatttcttcaaaataatagaaaagcggATGAATATGTACGTTAGTGCCTGTTGAGCCGTTAGTTATATATAACGTGTATTTCAAATAAGTTACTAgttaaagatttaattttactataaaactaaaaaaatataaataacttaaactaatagaaatatgataaaattcttgcccacaaaacaaaaaatataaccactaatagaaaaaataattacagaAGATTGGAAACCCAAACGCATTGCCTTTcgtgaattttattttaactttggACCTTTTATTCATCGTCACGATATCTATTTTGGTTAAAAATGATTACTAAATATGCGggttgataaaaaaaaagataaaatgacTGTAATTGCTTTTTAACCTttgttttgttatattttttgcGATTTCCTCCATTTGAAATAATCATTAAATTcagtgtttaaaaaattaatgcttttatttatattttcaaattagaAATCTAAATTTAACagttgaaattaaattaaaaaaataaatcagcTTAGGTTATCTAACATGTAAAAGAAAAGGGAGAGTACTACATGTGTTCcgtagaaaaaaaattgatgacaACATGAGTAGAAGTTATGTGTAAACAAAAAATGtgtgaaaaaaacaaaaaaaattgactgataattatatttttgaccAAATTTTAAGCTGACAGTTATAGTTATTATTGTTTAGTAATTAGAATAAGATGAAAAAGTGAaaattggacaccaaacttCTTATTccctttatatattattatagaaatggtttgagaaagaaaaaattgaacaaagtcaatatttaatagatttttataatttgcaaaAATTATTATACCATAATTAGTTGTAGTTggttttatattaaataaaaagataaacttAACCATAAAAAACCACTTCAATGCATCAAAAAAACTTTTACACATGTAATAAGGCATAACTTATTCTTTAGAAAAAGTGTGAATTATTGTTgcagatatttttttatttagatatatttttaaaaaataaaagtaaaatagttcttcagaaatattttttttaaattaaatttacacatAACTCCATTTCTCTTCAAATTATTATCATACTATTATAATCATAGTTATAAAAACCGAATCGAACCGGTTGGTTCAACTAAGTTAACCAGAAATCGATCACTAGAACAGTTCGATTCGTCTAAAAAAAGTATAACAAAAAATCGGTAAAAAACCGGTtggtttttttaggttttctggTTTGATAAATCCCCCAAAAACGGCGCcgttttgatttttataaaaaaaaatccccTAAACCTATTGGACTACCCGAAAGCTCCCCACTCCTCCCAGGCCCCCACACATCTCCTCTCCTCTCTGAAAATTAACACgacaaacaaaaaaaaccctAGCCCCCCATTCCCATACCGCAGCCACCGCCCACCGCAACCATCGCAGCCCCCAACAGCCCTGCAGCACTGTGTCGTTGTCATCGCTGAGCGCTCTCTCTCTGTGTTCATCGGCGTCGTCTGGACATCGGAAGCAGGGTTAAAGATTTCTCACCGTCGTCGTTGTCGAGCTCTCTTTTCTCCTCACGCGTCGCCGCCGAGCTCTCTCTTCTCCTCGCCATCGCCGTCGAGCTCTCTCTTCTCCTCGCCATTGCCGTCGAGCTCTCTCTTTGTCGTCGTCAAGCTCGCTCTCTTtctctatgtcccttcctttgGTCAGCTTAAACAATGCTTCttgagtttattttttcttattttgttgatctatttttaataatacttAATTAGTGATTGAGTTACTGGAGTAGTTCACTGATATTGAGTTGCTAGGATTTTGTTAATTTCTGATTATTCTAAGTTACTGAGATTGCCATAATAatattgttgattatttttctGATGTCTCTCTGTCCCTTCCTCTGGTCAGCATTAAGCATTAAACACTGtttgttgaatttgattttgactttttgcttgttttgttATGTTGATTTGTTGTTAATAATATTGTTTGAGTTGCTGAGTTAGGTTACTGATTCTGAATGGTTgagattttgttaatttttatatgcTATTGTGAACATgttttttagttgtatattttttcagttaaaaatttaatttagcaAGGGGTGTTTATTATGATTTAGactaaaattagaaaaagtataaaatgAGGTTTCAAATAGTACATACATGAGACGCAGAAAAACAATGTTACTTACCTAGTTGAAGATCCATATAACTGGCTATTGGTGTAAAAATTAAGGccttcaaaaaacaaaaaaacaaaaaaaaacagattcataatgtgaaatcaaaataatttaatttgaaacagTTCAAAGTAGCATATAAATAAATCTTTAGAGAGAAACACAAAAAGAGGAGAACCTGATAGGTGAGTGGTGCTTCAGAAATAATTTGTGCTGAACTTGTGTAAACTGATTTTATTGCTTATCAGTAAAGTTTATTTAATTGAAATGACACGTTTATATACCTTTGAGAAGCACAGATTTTTATAACTGATTAGTTCAACAAACATTTGAAATTAAACCGATATTCTCTACTTTTTTGTTAACCTAACAATTTAAGTCCATATAAATTATGCAAGtggttcaatttaattttttaaagaaacaaTAGTTAACTTGTTTAAGTTAATCCCGTAACTTCTAATAGATTTGGGACGACAATAAAGGAACATGGATATattgtataataaaaatttaaggtgatttgaaaatacaaaaaaatatttgaaatgatTAATGTTAAATCCATAGGTCAAATATTGTTGTGATCTCCTCCTAATTCTAagcattttctattttctctatacGCCCCAACTTTTCTATGACTCTCAAACTCTCACATAAGCTGCACGTCATTCTCATCAAGTGTTTGCGGATAACATTTCTTGACGTAACCTTATGTGAAAATTAGATATCCTTCAATTGTATCATTGAGCCATGTTGTAAATTTTTCTCCCGGCAAAATTACTAGTTTATGAATTAAATTAACTCTCAATATTAATTCTTTCTGTAAAATATAATTCTAAATGCTTTCATATTGCCTTAATGTTGGGTCCATGACTAGAGGAGCTCAGACAACACGTGAGCAACCACGTGATAGAGCTCCTCCAATTTCATCCTCAGCTAATAGAGCTCCGGCATCCCATATCAATGAGCCATTTCGTGCACCGCAAAGATAACCCTCAAACTCCCACAGAACGCATAGAGACTCGGCATCGCGTGGAAGTGGCTGATCAAGAATTAGAGGATGAGGATTACGACCTAGAGGTGGATGAAGTTCTGTTGTTTGATGACTACATCAATGACTTGTTTGCTGCCCAAAAAGTCGAAGGTCAGCACAACAATTAGAAACGCAAAGATACAGATTTCTGAAAAGTTACTGTTATCGGTAAACTTTTTTTCCTCCTATTTTCGTAAACAGTTATCTTTAAAGTCCTTTacttctattttccttttgtgcAATGATTAGATAGTAATTTTGTTTCCCACACACTTCTTAGAGGACGGCGTAAGAAAAATTTCTAGGCTGAGCGTGAAGGAGGCTATAGCACTTTCTTCCAATAAAAAGATAGTACTCCCATTTAACAAAGAGCTGCAACCGATTGGTCAGGCAGCTGGATTATTCAGTGGTTTCTTAGGAAGTTTGGGTGTGGATTATTCCCAGTTCCCCATATATGCAGAGAGTTAGAAGCATGTGAACAAAGTTAAGAAGGAACTTGCATACGACATGATTAAGGTACATCTTTAAGCTTCAACAATTTAAGCAATTTTGGTATTCCATTTTTTTTGTAAGATCTTTTGCATGTGTAAATTATATGGTtggtaaaattttcaaaaatttcgtTTTTCACATGTTTATTTAAGCACTTCTCATTTATACGTAATTGCGACTGCTTGTACTGGATTTGAGTGTCAtacttatcaatttaaattagctTGTAATGGTTGTGGAATTTCTTCAAATTATCACTCTTATGCTTGTTAGTTGGTCTTGGTTAATGACAATGTCAACTAATTACAGCAGGTCTTTCACTATGAGGACGATGCCAGAGGAAAAATAAAGCGTGAAATTATGAAGAGGATAAGAAAGAATTGGAAGGATACAAGGCACAACTTGTATCATAAGTGTTACAAAGAAATAAGGACTTATGAGAAAAATCTTGAGCATCGCCcgaaaggaatagaagaaaaTGAATGGAAAAAGTTCCTCGACTATCGCCAAAAGGAAGAAACAAAGGTAAGCcttggtattttttattatttccacAAAAACATACATGTGTATACATATTACACccgttatattttatattcaacaTCTCTTTCTCATTTACATTTGTTCTGTTATTTGttcatagaaaaaatataaatagaatgcTTTAAATCAGAGCAAGCAACTTTACACACATATTGGGGGCTCCAAAACATtggcaagaaaaaaaagacgAAGTGGTAATAAGTAATTATttgcattaatatttttattaatcttcctgaatatgttgttgttgtttacaTAATTGTGTCGATATCAATGATATACGAGAAAGAGCAAGGAAGGCTCGTTGGTAGAGGAGAGTTGTTTATCATGACTCATAAGAAAAAAATGGCTCGTATATCCAACCCGATGCGCGTGTTGTTAGTGTAAGtcatgtttgaaaatttcaagCAACATAGCTTATTGTATATATCGTGCTACTGTTAACTCATGCCTTTCCAATGTGTTGTATATTTGTAGGAAGCAATTGCGAATGTTGAGAGGCAGGATGAATCCTTTAAGCACCTTTTACAAAATGATTCGCTAGCACAAGTTCTCAGAAAGGAGCATCCAGGACGAGTTTGTGCCCTAAGCGCTGGACCATGTCCCACCCAAGTCTTTGGTAACGCTGCTGGACAACCACTGGGTTCTGCAGAGCCCAATGAAGAGTACGAGAGGAGGATTACAGAATTGACGGCTAAGCTAGAAGAAGAGCAGGTGAAGAGACAATCGATACATGAGGTCTTGGGATATCTAGTCCAACAGCAAGGAGGCATTTTGCCAGCTGAGGTTGCTGCAGAGCTAGCTTTTTTGGGTAGTACACCGGACTCATCACGCGCAGGGCCATCTACATCTGGCAATCATGACCCGcaacaaaaattttgaatttcaataaGTGTTCTTAGATACTTTTGCATTTAAGTTGGTTTAGTGCTTTTTGCTTATTTTATTCAAGTTAAGCATTCTTACTTTATTTTGGATGATGTTATGACAATCTCATTATATATGTTATGTTTGcatatatttaatttggtttgTTATGTTATTTGGCTATTTTACTTGGTTGCAATTTctttaaattaattgaaaataaaaaaattaaagtttaataaACAGACGTTTTCAAAAgagacaaaataataaaaaacctaaaattttAATGGGAATTTTGAATTTGGCGGCGGTTTTTAACCGCCGTAAAACAGTCATATTGTTCATTTTTCTGATATTTAGCGGCGGTTATCACCCACCACAAAACGACTTCGTTTTCAATTCACTAGCATTTAGCGGCGGTTGCAAACTGCCGCAAAATTGGAAATATCATTTTTCACCCttgtacattaatttttttggggactaaaatgtccgtttttaaaatatttggggACTGATCTGGGTAATTACTCTGTCGAAAAATGAACTAGGGACTGATTTGTCTGCAGGAGTAAAACATTGGGAAttgatctgtgtattaatttttttgggacTAAAATGTCCGCTTTTAAAATCTTTGGGGAGTGATTTGGTTAATTACTCTCTTAATTGATAATGTCACTTTCTATTgtatattattttcaaaaaagaaataatattagATGAGAAttaatctttattatttttattcataattttagttattaatcaaTGTTTTTAGTTTAGTGATCCAATAATATATTTCAGTGttcacttttaaatattattaactaaatgaaaattaaaaataataaattctaattgtcatctagtatttttttttcaaattatcttcaataaaaaatttatcttatcactgtaaaaaataaaataacaaaaatggattataatttaaaatgttgACATAAGAGAGAAGTATGTATTTAAGAgtgacaaaatatttttttaatttttgaaacattaatacttcaatttaatttttaaaagatatcaATCTAAATCATATTCACTACAAGAAAGTCGTTGGATATTGATGGATTTACTAgcaaatttatcaaaaaatctGCCAGTATAAATCTTGTCAGTAATTATTTTTCGGCGAATTTTTTCGTCCGTCGCTAATTACTAGCAgatataaacttttaattgtaaaattctGGAGCTTGTTATTGTCGAATTTTTTTCTCGATAAATCCAATGGTaatcttatattttaattttttaaaaaaaaattgtttgaaaattcaatatataattttaaatatttaaatttaataatttttaaactaacaaaatttaaaattttacaattttttataataatttgtcTATAATTTTTAGTTGAAAGTTCACAAACAAGTTTAAATATCAaagtatattaataaaaaaagagaattcaATTAAGTAGGAAAATCACCaattaactaacaactaacaattaACTAATTTATCATCCACAACATCAACCATACATTGTCATAAATTAAGGCAATATAATAGCCAAATCAAATACTAATTCATaaccaataaaaattttattgtcaACTATCATTAATTTTAATGATCTGAGACCATTCTAAGAGTTGAAAagtaaatagttttttttatttatccaaaATTCAATCCTGGTTCTTTAATTAAGTTTGATAGAATTTGACCTGTCAAGTTATTATTTTGTAGAAATCTGCAACAGTTAAAAGAGTCcaataaaaaaatgacaaagaataaaaaagataaaagaactaTAGGgacaataaattaataatcaatAAGAAGCAGTAGATAAAATAATGTGCAACATATATATGAGTTACTTGAAAGAGAATGAATTACTATATATActcatttttattatcaaattcgCCTTCACATTTTTAATAAATCATTTTAATCATGGGAGAAAATAAGATGTGCCAACAAATTCATGATTGTCCTTTTACACCAAACAATACTTAATTTAATGCAACAACAAAACGCTAGTCTAGATTAAGAAAGATGTGCCACATACATATATAATCTGTAATGCATCCTGGATCAATTGCATTACTGAAATATGTTCCATGGACAAACCAAAGAAATAACATAGCAAACCATAAGCATAGTGTGAACTAACCACAACATAAAATTAACATTAAGGCCACTAAAACTCAATAACAAATAACTTGCATCAAATACTCAAGTAACAGTAACAGTAACAGTACTAGTACCATCATTTGTATAACTTTCAGaacaattattatttaaatgtcCAACCACTGAAATAGATAAttttttcaattcaaaattctttaaCATTCTACGATGAATGATATCCAAATTACAAAACAGTCGTAGGATGATAAAAAATCATAGAAGGAGCAGTAAAGCATTTATCTAAAAGGAGCAAAGTAGCCATAGATAGAAGAACCAGAAAAAGAGGTAGATCTGAATGGTGGTTCACAAAAAGGGTTTAGGGAAAAAAAGGATTAgggtttttttattaaaaaaataaaaacagaatagAATAGGGAGAGGGAAGAGGGCAACCTACCTGGACGACGGAGGAGAGACACAGCTCTGGCAACAGAGGAAGCGGCAGTGGGAGAGACAGATAGAGCAACTTTGTTTGATGCAACGAAACATGATATAGGAAACTTGACACAAACTTTTGAGGAAAACGGAGGTGGGCAATATTGGCGGAGGGTGGCCGGAGGGCCAGGGTAGCTCCGATAACAGAGGGAGCGGCAGCAACAACTTTTCCAACGGTAGCGGAAACAGATGGAAGAACTCCGTTTGAGAAACTTGACACAGactttaaagaaaaattgagGTGGGTACCGCTGGCGAAGGGTAGTCGGAGGGCTGTCAAAGGATGTTGCAGGAGAGAGTGAAGAGAGAGGAGaatgggagagagagaaaagggtGTTCTTGAAAATGACGGGAGAGAGCCGCACATTTTGAATTTAGATCGTGTTTACTGTCGAATTTACCAGCGGATAAATCCGATTGTAATGCATTGCATATGACCAAAAAACAGTGTTCTATTAACTGAGACTGGTGGAAAAatctatttaataaaaatataattttatattttaaaatattataaattcattttaaaaataggccagctaaacatatttttattattttcaatattta harbors:
- the LOC110276740 gene encoding uncharacterized protein LOC110276740 — translated: MIKQVFHYEDDARGKIKREIMKRIRKNWKDTRHNLYHKCYKEIRTYEKNLEHRPKGIEENEWKKFLDYRQKEETKEAIANVERQDESFKHLLQNDSLAQVLRKEHPGRVCALSAGPCPTQVFGNAAGQPLGSAEPNEEYERRITELTAKLEEEQVKRQSIHEVLGYLVQQQGGILPAEVAAELAFLGSTPDSSRAGPSTSGNHDPQQKF